Proteins from a genomic interval of Deltaproteobacteria bacterium:
- a CDS encoding PAS domain-containing protein produces MKIRTKIYLELAAMGMMLSVTLLLAFYFFQEGSHAEQKTHRMEASLSKIEEIKNTLHQTDFACRDFLLSRNPDNGNALRQNLGALHKAIRQLKTDSWPAENQAPIQSLVAVLNKIIQTGEQLRMHTPPTGNPRGNILLHDLNRSVAEASQQLQSITSNLRKSRNLAGKAEAGMNARLLTTLILTALFLAFLIPFSFFYFSRTIASPLRNLMTAVKKISEGDFSFHLKEDRKDEFGGLHRAFNYMLNTLKRSQEDVAEKNLSLIRANRELEELNEKYQLSNEELESANEELQISNEELESTNEEINLSNQELETKTQELETSRKLLKKNNQELAQAHTYLETILNNASMGICVITPDHRIRSTNHALQKMLHHSEAELNGQTCHKIFRGQEEPCTHCPTDEIIRNGLPSRYQHRLRSNNGNRIIAEVSAIPLFGEDGKVEQIIETINDVTEVTTLTEALMDQKERMESILMNMGEGVCVINKDYEIEFVNDPIRRHFGEIVGRKCYKVFRGFDESCKDEVCSLTEILGKKKTRFEVTKRNEDGRYYRMTSVPLKNPDGSCSMIQIRQDVTDRQTLEEERKKYLKQLEDVNRRMEQEVERRVQELREANAELRLTNERLKELNLEKSEFIDIAVHDLRTPLTSIVSYADLLQKYPDEPPETRQEFLGIITQESFRMTQLINDYLDLSKLESGFVDFKKDEIDLHTLILDMLQTFDSRLREKKIHLETEIAENLPGFTADTGRLKQVISNLMDNAIKFTPRGGKISVRAETIREERLFRFSVRDSGPGIEKKFQDMLFKKFGRVMDKSIRKNQGSGLGLSVVKNIVEHYGGNIWVQSRKGKGATFFFTLPLDRHAVSVQHVIEVHEETDVLIRKFVPLWKSYLARDFACAFFGSPEDIDRTKEILSGENLPTYELMEKEQLIFSSARTALLHQGQCDGKHLFNCVRNFYDQITQSAWKGLIVVRDMSRLLSDENGKEEIFYFEKKMDHFLRQCKKPVIQICYYHPGHFTPAEIAGLSGNHAYRLSKDGLIEKME; encoded by the coding sequence ATGAAGATCCGGACCAAAATTTATCTGGAACTGGCCGCGATGGGAATGATGTTGAGCGTTACGTTGCTCCTTGCGTTCTATTTCTTCCAGGAAGGCTCCCATGCAGAGCAAAAAACGCACCGGATGGAGGCATCTCTCTCGAAAATTGAAGAGATCAAAAACACCCTGCATCAAACAGATTTCGCCTGCCGGGATTTTCTCCTGTCGAGGAATCCGGACAACGGGAACGCATTACGACAAAACCTCGGAGCTCTTCACAAAGCCATCAGGCAATTAAAAACCGATTCATGGCCGGCTGAGAACCAGGCCCCGATCCAATCCCTGGTAGCCGTTCTCAACAAAATCATTCAAACGGGGGAGCAACTCCGCATGCACACTCCTCCGACCGGGAATCCCCGGGGGAATATCCTACTACATGACCTGAACCGATCCGTTGCGGAGGCATCACAACAACTACAGAGCATCACCTCCAACCTCCGGAAATCCCGGAATCTTGCCGGCAAGGCCGAAGCCGGAATGAATGCAAGGCTCCTGACCACATTAATCTTGACCGCTCTCTTTCTCGCGTTCCTCATTCCTTTCAGCTTCTTTTATTTCTCCAGGACGATCGCCTCCCCGCTTCGCAACCTGATGACAGCCGTTAAGAAGATCAGTGAGGGAGATTTTTCGTTTCATCTGAAGGAAGACCGGAAAGACGAGTTCGGCGGACTGCACAGGGCCTTCAACTACATGCTCAACACTCTCAAACGTTCGCAGGAGGACGTGGCGGAAAAAAATCTTTCTTTAATCCGGGCCAACCGGGAATTGGAGGAACTCAACGAAAAGTATCAGCTCAGCAATGAAGAATTGGAATCCGCCAATGAGGAGTTACAGATTTCCAATGAGGAACTTGAATCGACCAACGAAGAGATCAACCTCTCGAATCAGGAGCTGGAAACAAAGACACAGGAACTGGAGACCTCCAGAAAACTGCTGAAAAAGAACAACCAGGAACTGGCACAGGCCCACACCTACCTGGAAACCATCCTAAACAATGCCAGTATGGGGATCTGTGTGATCACCCCGGATCACAGGATCCGTTCCACCAATCATGCCCTGCAGAAGATGCTTCATCATTCCGAAGCGGAGCTAAATGGACAAACCTGCCACAAGATTTTCCGCGGGCAAGAGGAACCCTGTACACACTGCCCGACCGATGAGATCATCAGGAACGGACTCCCCTCCCGGTATCAGCATCGCTTGAGGAGCAACAACGGAAACCGGATCATCGCCGAAGTGAGCGCGATCCCGCTCTTCGGAGAAGACGGTAAGGTGGAACAGATCATTGAAACGATCAACGACGTCACGGAGGTCACCACTCTCACCGAGGCTCTCATGGACCAGAAGGAACGGATGGAGTCGATCCTCATGAATATGGGGGAAGGGGTCTGTGTCATCAACAAGGATTATGAGATCGAATTCGTAAACGACCCGATCCGGCGGCACTTCGGAGAGATTGTGGGACGAAAATGCTACAAGGTCTTTCGCGGCTTCGACGAATCCTGCAAAGATGAAGTCTGCTCTCTCACGGAGATCCTGGGGAAAAAGAAGACTCGCTTTGAGGTTACCAAAAGAAACGAAGACGGTCGATACTACCGGATGACCTCCGTCCCCTTGAAAAACCCCGACGGGTCCTGTTCCATGATCCAGATTCGCCAGGACGTCACGGACCGGCAAACCCTTGAGGAGGAACGAAAAAAATACCTGAAACAGTTGGAGGATGTAAACCGCAGAATGGAACAGGAAGTAGAACGACGGGTACAGGAATTGCGGGAAGCCAATGCGGAACTCCGGCTGACGAATGAACGGTTGAAAGAGTTGAACCTGGAGAAATCGGAATTCATTGATATTGCCGTCCATGACCTGCGCACACCACTGACCTCCATTGTCAGCTACGCCGATCTGCTTCAAAAGTATCCCGATGAACCTCCGGAGACGCGCCAAGAATTCCTCGGCATTATCACACAGGAAAGCTTTCGCATGACCCAGCTGATCAACGATTACCTGGATCTTTCGAAACTGGAATCAGGTTTTGTCGATTTCAAGAAAGACGAAATCGACTTACATACGCTGATTCTCGACATGCTTCAGACCTTCGATTCCCGGCTGCGCGAAAAGAAGATTCATCTCGAAACGGAAATAGCGGAGAACCTTCCCGGCTTTACGGCCGACACAGGACGCCTTAAACAGGTCATCTCAAACCTCATGGACAACGCTATCAAATTTACTCCCCGGGGAGGCAAAATTTCCGTCCGGGCTGAAACGATTCGGGAAGAACGCCTCTTCCGTTTTTCCGTCCGTGACTCCGGACCGGGGATCGAAAAAAAGTTCCAGGACATGCTCTTCAAAAAGTTCGGAAGGGTCATGGACAAGTCGATCCGGAAAAACCAGGGAAGCGGTCTTGGGCTCTCCGTCGTAAAGAACATCGTGGAACATTACGGCGGGAACATTTGGGTACAGAGCCGCAAGGGGAAAGGCGCCACCTTCTTCTTCACGCTGCCGCTGGATCGTCACGCCGTCTCCGTACAGCACGTCATTGAGGTCCATGAGGAGACCGATGTCCTGATCCGAAAATTCGTTCCCCTCTGGAAAAGCTACCTGGCCCGTGACTTTGCCTGCGCTTTCTTCGGGTCTCCGGAGGATATTGACCGGACCAAGGAAATTCTTTCCGGCGAGAACCTGCCGACCTATGAATTGATGGAAAAGGAACAGTTGATTTTCAGCTCGGCCAGGACCGCGCTTCTGCACCAGGGACAATGCGACGGGAAGCACCTTTTCAACTGTGTCAGGAACTTCTATGATCAGATCACACAATCCGCATGGAAGGGGCTAATTGTTGTCCGGGACATGTCAAGACTCCTCTCCGACGAAAACGGTAAGGAAGAGATCTTCTATTTTGAGAAAAAGATGGACCACTTTCTTCGACAATGCAAAAAACCGGTTATCCAGATCTGCTATTACCACCCCGGACATTTTACGCCGGCGGAGATTGCCGGTCTCTCCGGAAACCACGCCTACCGGCTGTCCAAGGATGGACTGATCGAGAAGATGGAATAG